One genomic window of Conger conger chromosome 9, fConCon1.1, whole genome shotgun sequence includes the following:
- the asph gene encoding aspartyl/asparaginyl beta-hydroxylase isoform X4, whose translation MEEPRPEVKEMVEEPAEAKQQLANKNGKKAEAGTGGSFFTWFMVLALLGVWTSVAVVWFDLVDYQGVVAKAKDLHSNLSEVIQGKLGSYDADNDGDFDLDDVQVILGLKDKPAVVVQTEAVKEEAPAPPAEQAPEPEPEPEAEPEPEPEPEPEPEPVVEWPSEPEVEEEIEAVEEEVEEDQVVEEEPVIEEEVDPVEQELADLWGDEVEAPVEEEVAAPVEEEVASPVEEEVAAPIEEEEAAAPVEEEAAAPVEEEAAAPVEEEVAAPVEEEVAVLVEEEDAQVEEEAELVEEEVPAPVEEEAEFVEEEVLAPVEEEEVAAPVEEEAAPVEEEVAAPVEDVEEAVPVEEEEAAPAEEEAESVEEEAPAPVEEEVAAPVEEQEAVPVEEEAEEEVQEEAAPEEVEEEEVAQEEPEPQEEAAADEEEPEAEALTEEVPEEEEILEEETEEESVPVEEQAEAESSEEPVATEQQLEEEPTDT comes from the exons ATGGAAGAGCCGAGGCCCGAGGTGAAGGAAATGGTGGAAGAACCAG ctgAGGCGAAGCAGCAGCTGGCCAATAAGAATGGGAAGAAGGCCGAGGCTGGGACCGGGGGCTCTTTCTTTACCTGGTTCATGGTTCTGGCCCTGCTCGGCGTGTGGACCTCGGTGGCCGTGGTTTGGTTCGACCTGGTCGACTACCAGGGTGTCGTCG CCAAAGCAAAGGACCTCCATTCTAACCTTTCAGAAGTAATACAAG GAAAACTTGGATCATATGATGCGGACAATGACGGTGACTTCGATTTGGATGACGTCCAAGTAATCCTAG GACTGAAGGACAAGCCTGCTGTCGTTGTGCAAACGGAGgcagtgaaagaggaagctcCAGCTCCACCGGCAGAACAAG CACCTGAGcctgaaccagaaccagaagctgaaccagaaccagaaccggaaccagaaccagaacctgaGCCAGTTGTGGAGTGGCCTTCAG AGCCAGAGGTGGAGGAAGAGATCGAAGCTGtagaggaagaggtggaggaAGACCAAGTGGTGGAGGAGGAACCAGTCATAGAGGAAGAGGTTGACCCAGTTGAACAGGAATTGGCAGATCTTTGGGGTGATGAGGTAGAGGCTCCTGTAGAGGAGGAGGTAGCTGCCCCAGTTGAGGAGGAGGTGGCCTCTCCTGTTGAAGAAGAAGTAGCTGCTCCaattgaggaggaggaggcagccGCACCTGTAGAGGAGGAGGCAGCCGCACCTGTAGAGGAGGAGGCAGCCGCACCTGTAGAGGAGGAGGTAGCCGCACCAGTTGAGGAGGAGGTGGCTGTTCTTGTTGAAGAGGAGGACGCTCAAGTTGAGGAGGAGGCTGAACTTGTGGAAGAGGAGGTGCCTGCACCAGTTGAGGAGGAGGCTGAATTTGTAGAAGAGGAGGTGCTTGCACCagttgaggaggaggaggtagcTGCTCCAGTTGAAGAGGAGGCTGCTCCAGTTGAGGAGGAGGTAGCTGCTCCTGTAGAAGATGTGGAGGAGGCCGTACCTGttgaggaggaagaggctgcACCTGCTGAGGAGGAGGCTGAATCTGTGGAAGAGGAGGCGCCCGCTCCTGTTGAGGAGGAGGTAGCTGCCCCAGTTGAGGAGCAGGAGGCTGTACCTGTGGAAGAGGAAgctgaggaggaggtgcaggaagAGGCTGCTCCTGAAGAAGTTGAAGAGGAGGAGGTTGCCCAGGAAGAGCCAGAGCCTCAGGAGGAAGCAGCAGCAGATGAAGAGG AACCAGAAGCAGAAGCATTAACTGAAG AAGTTCCTGAAGAGGAAGAAATACTTGAGGAAGAAACAGAAG AAGAATCCGTTCCAGTTGAAGAACAGGCTGAAGCAGAGTCTTCAG AAGAACCTGTTGCAACAGAGCAACAACTCGAGGAGGAGCCCAcgg ATACGTAA
- the asph gene encoding aspartyl/asparaginyl beta-hydroxylase isoform X18 translates to MEEPRPEVKEMVEEPAEAKQQLANKNGKKAEAGTGGSFFTWFMVLALLGVWTSVAVVWFDLVDYQGVVAKAKDLHSNLSEVIQGKLGSYDADNDGDFDLDDVQVILGLKDKPAVVVQTEAVKEEAPAPPAEQAPEPEPEPEAEPEPEPEPEPEPEPVVEWPSEPEVEEEIEAVEEEVEEDQVVEEEPVIEEEVDPVEQELADLWGDEVEAPVEEEVAAPVEEEVASPVEEEVAAPIEEEEAAAPVEEEAAAPVEEEAAAPVEEEVAAPVEEEVAVLVEEEDAQVEEEAELVEEEVPAPVEEEAEFVEEEVLAPVEEEEVAAPVEEEAAPVEEEVAAPVEDVEEAVPVEEEEAAPAEEEAESVEEEAPAPVEEEVAAPVEEQEAVPVEEEAEEEVQEEAAPEEVEEEEVAQEEPEPQEEAAADEEAEPEAEALTEAEESVPVEEQAEAESSDT, encoded by the exons ATGGAAGAGCCGAGGCCCGAGGTGAAGGAAATGGTGGAAGAACCAG ctgAGGCGAAGCAGCAGCTGGCCAATAAGAATGGGAAGAAGGCCGAGGCTGGGACCGGGGGCTCTTTCTTTACCTGGTTCATGGTTCTGGCCCTGCTCGGCGTGTGGACCTCGGTGGCCGTGGTTTGGTTCGACCTGGTCGACTACCAGGGTGTCGTCG CCAAAGCAAAGGACCTCCATTCTAACCTTTCAGAAGTAATACAAG GAAAACTTGGATCATATGATGCGGACAATGACGGTGACTTCGATTTGGATGACGTCCAAGTAATCCTAG GACTGAAGGACAAGCCTGCTGTCGTTGTGCAAACGGAGgcagtgaaagaggaagctcCAGCTCCACCGGCAGAACAAG CACCTGAGcctgaaccagaaccagaagctgaaccagaaccagaaccggaaccagaaccagaacctgaGCCAGTTGTGGAGTGGCCTTCAG AGCCAGAGGTGGAGGAAGAGATCGAAGCTGtagaggaagaggtggaggaAGACCAAGTGGTGGAGGAGGAACCAGTCATAGAGGAAGAGGTTGACCCAGTTGAACAGGAATTGGCAGATCTTTGGGGTGATGAGGTAGAGGCTCCTGTAGAGGAGGAGGTAGCTGCCCCAGTTGAGGAGGAGGTGGCCTCTCCTGTTGAAGAAGAAGTAGCTGCTCCaattgaggaggaggaggcagccGCACCTGTAGAGGAGGAGGCAGCCGCACCTGTAGAGGAGGAGGCAGCCGCACCTGTAGAGGAGGAGGTAGCCGCACCAGTTGAGGAGGAGGTGGCTGTTCTTGTTGAAGAGGAGGACGCTCAAGTTGAGGAGGAGGCTGAACTTGTGGAAGAGGAGGTGCCTGCACCAGTTGAGGAGGAGGCTGAATTTGTAGAAGAGGAGGTGCTTGCACCagttgaggaggaggaggtagcTGCTCCAGTTGAAGAGGAGGCTGCTCCAGTTGAGGAGGAGGTAGCTGCTCCTGTAGAAGATGTGGAGGAGGCCGTACCTGttgaggaggaagaggctgcACCTGCTGAGGAGGAGGCTGAATCTGTGGAAGAGGAGGCGCCCGCTCCTGTTGAGGAGGAGGTAGCTGCCCCAGTTGAGGAGCAGGAGGCTGTACCTGTGGAAGAGGAAgctgaggaggaggtgcaggaagAGGCTGCTCCTGAAGAAGTTGAAGAGGAGGAGGTTGCCCAGGAAGAGCCAGAGCCTCAGGAGGAAGCAGCAGCAGATGAAGAGG CAGAACCAGAAGCAGAAGCATTAACTGAAG CAGAAGAATCCGTTCCAGTTGAAGAACAGGCTGAAGCAGAGTCTTCAG ATACGTAA
- the asph gene encoding aspartyl/asparaginyl beta-hydroxylase isoform X20 translates to MEEPRPEVKEMVEEPAEAKQQLANKNGKKAEAGTGGSFFTWFMVLALLGVWTSVAVVWFDLVDYQGVVAKAKDLHSNLSEVIQGKLGSYDADNDGDFDLDDVQVILGLKDKPAVVVQTEAVKEEAPAPPAEQAPEPEPEPEAEPEPEPEPEPEPEPVVEWPSEPEVEEEIEAVEEEVEEDQVVEEEPVIEEEVDPVEQELADLWGDEVEAPVEEEVAAPVEEEVASPVEEEVAAPIEEEEAAAPVEEEAAAPVEEEAAAPVEEEVAAPVEEEVAVLVEEEDAQVEEEAELVEEEVPAPVEEEAEFVEEEVLAPVEEEEVAAPVEEEAAPVEEEVAAPVEDVEEAVPVEEEEAAPAEEEAESVEEEAPAPVEEEVAAPVEEQEAVPVEEEAEEEVQEEAAPEEVEEEEVAQEEPEPQEEAAADEEAEESVPVEEQAEAESSDT, encoded by the exons ATGGAAGAGCCGAGGCCCGAGGTGAAGGAAATGGTGGAAGAACCAG ctgAGGCGAAGCAGCAGCTGGCCAATAAGAATGGGAAGAAGGCCGAGGCTGGGACCGGGGGCTCTTTCTTTACCTGGTTCATGGTTCTGGCCCTGCTCGGCGTGTGGACCTCGGTGGCCGTGGTTTGGTTCGACCTGGTCGACTACCAGGGTGTCGTCG CCAAAGCAAAGGACCTCCATTCTAACCTTTCAGAAGTAATACAAG GAAAACTTGGATCATATGATGCGGACAATGACGGTGACTTCGATTTGGATGACGTCCAAGTAATCCTAG GACTGAAGGACAAGCCTGCTGTCGTTGTGCAAACGGAGgcagtgaaagaggaagctcCAGCTCCACCGGCAGAACAAG CACCTGAGcctgaaccagaaccagaagctgaaccagaaccagaaccggaaccagaaccagaacctgaGCCAGTTGTGGAGTGGCCTTCAG AGCCAGAGGTGGAGGAAGAGATCGAAGCTGtagaggaagaggtggaggaAGACCAAGTGGTGGAGGAGGAACCAGTCATAGAGGAAGAGGTTGACCCAGTTGAACAGGAATTGGCAGATCTTTGGGGTGATGAGGTAGAGGCTCCTGTAGAGGAGGAGGTAGCTGCCCCAGTTGAGGAGGAGGTGGCCTCTCCTGTTGAAGAAGAAGTAGCTGCTCCaattgaggaggaggaggcagccGCACCTGTAGAGGAGGAGGCAGCCGCACCTGTAGAGGAGGAGGCAGCCGCACCTGTAGAGGAGGAGGTAGCCGCACCAGTTGAGGAGGAGGTGGCTGTTCTTGTTGAAGAGGAGGACGCTCAAGTTGAGGAGGAGGCTGAACTTGTGGAAGAGGAGGTGCCTGCACCAGTTGAGGAGGAGGCTGAATTTGTAGAAGAGGAGGTGCTTGCACCagttgaggaggaggaggtagcTGCTCCAGTTGAAGAGGAGGCTGCTCCAGTTGAGGAGGAGGTAGCTGCTCCTGTAGAAGATGTGGAGGAGGCCGTACCTGttgaggaggaagaggctgcACCTGCTGAGGAGGAGGCTGAATCTGTGGAAGAGGAGGCGCCCGCTCCTGTTGAGGAGGAGGTAGCTGCCCCAGTTGAGGAGCAGGAGGCTGTACCTGTGGAAGAGGAAgctgaggaggaggtgcaggaagAGGCTGCTCCTGAAGAAGTTGAAGAGGAGGAGGTTGCCCAGGAAGAGCCAGAGCCTCAGGAGGAAGCAGCAGCAGATGAAGAGG CAGAAGAATCCGTTCCAGTTGAAGAACAGGCTGAAGCAGAGTCTTCAG ATACGTAA
- the asph gene encoding aspartyl/asparaginyl beta-hydroxylase isoform X13 encodes MEEPRPEVKEMVEEPAEAKQQLANKNGKKAEAGTGGSFFTWFMVLALLGVWTSVAVVWFDLVDYQGVVAKAKDLHSNLSEVIQGKLGSYDADNDGDFDLDDVQVILGLKDKPAVVVQTEAVKEEAPAPPAEQAPEPEPEPEAEPEPEPEPEPEPEPVVEWPSEPEVEEEIEAVEEEVEEDQVVEEEPVIEEEVDPVEQELADLWGDEVEAPVEEEVAAPVEEEVASPVEEEVAAPIEEEEAAAPVEEEAAAPVEEEAAAPVEEEVAAPVEEEVAVLVEEEDAQVEEEAELVEEEVPAPVEEEAEFVEEEVLAPVEEEEVAAPVEEEAAPVEEEVAAPVEDVEEAVPVEEEEAAPAEEEAESVEEEAPAPVEEEVAAPVEEQEAVPVEEEAEEEVQEEAAPEEVEEEEVAQEEPEPQEEAAADEEAEPEAEALTEEVPEEEEILEEETEEESVPVEEQAEAESSDT; translated from the exons ATGGAAGAGCCGAGGCCCGAGGTGAAGGAAATGGTGGAAGAACCAG ctgAGGCGAAGCAGCAGCTGGCCAATAAGAATGGGAAGAAGGCCGAGGCTGGGACCGGGGGCTCTTTCTTTACCTGGTTCATGGTTCTGGCCCTGCTCGGCGTGTGGACCTCGGTGGCCGTGGTTTGGTTCGACCTGGTCGACTACCAGGGTGTCGTCG CCAAAGCAAAGGACCTCCATTCTAACCTTTCAGAAGTAATACAAG GAAAACTTGGATCATATGATGCGGACAATGACGGTGACTTCGATTTGGATGACGTCCAAGTAATCCTAG GACTGAAGGACAAGCCTGCTGTCGTTGTGCAAACGGAGgcagtgaaagaggaagctcCAGCTCCACCGGCAGAACAAG CACCTGAGcctgaaccagaaccagaagctgaaccagaaccagaaccggaaccagaaccagaacctgaGCCAGTTGTGGAGTGGCCTTCAG AGCCAGAGGTGGAGGAAGAGATCGAAGCTGtagaggaagaggtggaggaAGACCAAGTGGTGGAGGAGGAACCAGTCATAGAGGAAGAGGTTGACCCAGTTGAACAGGAATTGGCAGATCTTTGGGGTGATGAGGTAGAGGCTCCTGTAGAGGAGGAGGTAGCTGCCCCAGTTGAGGAGGAGGTGGCCTCTCCTGTTGAAGAAGAAGTAGCTGCTCCaattgaggaggaggaggcagccGCACCTGTAGAGGAGGAGGCAGCCGCACCTGTAGAGGAGGAGGCAGCCGCACCTGTAGAGGAGGAGGTAGCCGCACCAGTTGAGGAGGAGGTGGCTGTTCTTGTTGAAGAGGAGGACGCTCAAGTTGAGGAGGAGGCTGAACTTGTGGAAGAGGAGGTGCCTGCACCAGTTGAGGAGGAGGCTGAATTTGTAGAAGAGGAGGTGCTTGCACCagttgaggaggaggaggtagcTGCTCCAGTTGAAGAGGAGGCTGCTCCAGTTGAGGAGGAGGTAGCTGCTCCTGTAGAAGATGTGGAGGAGGCCGTACCTGttgaggaggaagaggctgcACCTGCTGAGGAGGAGGCTGAATCTGTGGAAGAGGAGGCGCCCGCTCCTGTTGAGGAGGAGGTAGCTGCCCCAGTTGAGGAGCAGGAGGCTGTACCTGTGGAAGAGGAAgctgaggaggaggtgcaggaagAGGCTGCTCCTGAAGAAGTTGAAGAGGAGGAGGTTGCCCAGGAAGAGCCAGAGCCTCAGGAGGAAGCAGCAGCAGATGAAGAGG CAGAACCAGAAGCAGAAGCATTAACTGAAG AAGTTCCTGAAGAGGAAGAAATACTTGAGGAAGAAACAGAAG AAGAATCCGTTCCAGTTGAAGAACAGGCTGAAGCAGAGTCTTCAG ATACGTAA
- the asph gene encoding aspartyl/asparaginyl beta-hydroxylase isoform X11, with amino-acid sequence MEEPRPEVKEMVEEPAEAKQQLANKNGKKAEAGTGGSFFTWFMVLALLGVWTSVAVVWFDLVDYQGVVAKAKDLHSNLSEVIQGKLGSYDADNDGDFDLDDVQVILGLKDKPAVVVQTEAVKEEAPAPPAEQAPEPEPEPEAEPEPEPEPEPEPEPVVEWPSEPEVEEEIEAVEEEVEEDQVVEEEPVIEEEVDPVEQELADLWGDEVEAPVEEEVAAPVEEEVASPVEEEVAAPIEEEEAAAPVEEEAAAPVEEEAAAPVEEEVAAPVEEEVAVLVEEEDAQVEEEAELVEEEVPAPVEEEAEFVEEEVLAPVEEEEVAAPVEEEAAPVEEEVAAPVEDVEEAVPVEEEEAAPAEEEAESVEEEAPAPVEEEVAAPVEEQEAVPVEEEAEEEVQEEAAPEEVEEEEVAQEEPEPQEEAAADEEAEPEAEALTEEVPEEEEILEEETEAEESVPVEEQAEAESSDT; translated from the exons ATGGAAGAGCCGAGGCCCGAGGTGAAGGAAATGGTGGAAGAACCAG ctgAGGCGAAGCAGCAGCTGGCCAATAAGAATGGGAAGAAGGCCGAGGCTGGGACCGGGGGCTCTTTCTTTACCTGGTTCATGGTTCTGGCCCTGCTCGGCGTGTGGACCTCGGTGGCCGTGGTTTGGTTCGACCTGGTCGACTACCAGGGTGTCGTCG CCAAAGCAAAGGACCTCCATTCTAACCTTTCAGAAGTAATACAAG GAAAACTTGGATCATATGATGCGGACAATGACGGTGACTTCGATTTGGATGACGTCCAAGTAATCCTAG GACTGAAGGACAAGCCTGCTGTCGTTGTGCAAACGGAGgcagtgaaagaggaagctcCAGCTCCACCGGCAGAACAAG CACCTGAGcctgaaccagaaccagaagctgaaccagaaccagaaccggaaccagaaccagaacctgaGCCAGTTGTGGAGTGGCCTTCAG AGCCAGAGGTGGAGGAAGAGATCGAAGCTGtagaggaagaggtggaggaAGACCAAGTGGTGGAGGAGGAACCAGTCATAGAGGAAGAGGTTGACCCAGTTGAACAGGAATTGGCAGATCTTTGGGGTGATGAGGTAGAGGCTCCTGTAGAGGAGGAGGTAGCTGCCCCAGTTGAGGAGGAGGTGGCCTCTCCTGTTGAAGAAGAAGTAGCTGCTCCaattgaggaggaggaggcagccGCACCTGTAGAGGAGGAGGCAGCCGCACCTGTAGAGGAGGAGGCAGCCGCACCTGTAGAGGAGGAGGTAGCCGCACCAGTTGAGGAGGAGGTGGCTGTTCTTGTTGAAGAGGAGGACGCTCAAGTTGAGGAGGAGGCTGAACTTGTGGAAGAGGAGGTGCCTGCACCAGTTGAGGAGGAGGCTGAATTTGTAGAAGAGGAGGTGCTTGCACCagttgaggaggaggaggtagcTGCTCCAGTTGAAGAGGAGGCTGCTCCAGTTGAGGAGGAGGTAGCTGCTCCTGTAGAAGATGTGGAGGAGGCCGTACCTGttgaggaggaagaggctgcACCTGCTGAGGAGGAGGCTGAATCTGTGGAAGAGGAGGCGCCCGCTCCTGTTGAGGAGGAGGTAGCTGCCCCAGTTGAGGAGCAGGAGGCTGTACCTGTGGAAGAGGAAgctgaggaggaggtgcaggaagAGGCTGCTCCTGAAGAAGTTGAAGAGGAGGAGGTTGCCCAGGAAGAGCCAGAGCCTCAGGAGGAAGCAGCAGCAGATGAAGAGG CAGAACCAGAAGCAGAAGCATTAACTGAAG AAGTTCCTGAAGAGGAAGAAATACTTGAGGAAGAAACAGAAG CAGAAGAATCCGTTCCAGTTGAAGAACAGGCTGAAGCAGAGTCTTCAG ATACGTAA
- the asph gene encoding aspartyl/asparaginyl beta-hydroxylase isoform X6 — translation MEEPRPEVKEMVEEPAEAKQQLANKNGKKAEAGTGGSFFTWFMVLALLGVWTSVAVVWFDLVDYQGVVAKAKDLHSNLSEVIQGKLGSYDADNDGDFDLDDVQVILGLKDKPAVVVQTEAVKEEAPAPPAEQAPEPEPEPEAEPEPEPEPEPEPEPVVEWPSEPEVEEEIEAVEEEVEEDQVVEEEPVIEEEVDPVEQELADLWGDEVEAPVEEEVAAPVEEEVASPVEEEVAAPIEEEEAAAPVEEEAAAPVEEEAAAPVEEEVAAPVEEEVAVLVEEEDAQVEEEAELVEEEVPAPVEEEAEFVEEEVLAPVEEEEVAAPVEEEAAPVEEEVAAPVEDVEEAVPVEEEEAAPAEEEAESVEEEAPAPVEEEVAAPVEEQEAVPVEEEAEEEVQEEAAPEEVEEEEVAQEEPEPQEEAAADEEEVPEEEEILEEETEAEESVPVEEQAEAESSEEPVATEQQLEEEPTDT, via the exons ATGGAAGAGCCGAGGCCCGAGGTGAAGGAAATGGTGGAAGAACCAG ctgAGGCGAAGCAGCAGCTGGCCAATAAGAATGGGAAGAAGGCCGAGGCTGGGACCGGGGGCTCTTTCTTTACCTGGTTCATGGTTCTGGCCCTGCTCGGCGTGTGGACCTCGGTGGCCGTGGTTTGGTTCGACCTGGTCGACTACCAGGGTGTCGTCG CCAAAGCAAAGGACCTCCATTCTAACCTTTCAGAAGTAATACAAG GAAAACTTGGATCATATGATGCGGACAATGACGGTGACTTCGATTTGGATGACGTCCAAGTAATCCTAG GACTGAAGGACAAGCCTGCTGTCGTTGTGCAAACGGAGgcagtgaaagaggaagctcCAGCTCCACCGGCAGAACAAG CACCTGAGcctgaaccagaaccagaagctgaaccagaaccagaaccggaaccagaaccagaacctgaGCCAGTTGTGGAGTGGCCTTCAG AGCCAGAGGTGGAGGAAGAGATCGAAGCTGtagaggaagaggtggaggaAGACCAAGTGGTGGAGGAGGAACCAGTCATAGAGGAAGAGGTTGACCCAGTTGAACAGGAATTGGCAGATCTTTGGGGTGATGAGGTAGAGGCTCCTGTAGAGGAGGAGGTAGCTGCCCCAGTTGAGGAGGAGGTGGCCTCTCCTGTTGAAGAAGAAGTAGCTGCTCCaattgaggaggaggaggcagccGCACCTGTAGAGGAGGAGGCAGCCGCACCTGTAGAGGAGGAGGCAGCCGCACCTGTAGAGGAGGAGGTAGCCGCACCAGTTGAGGAGGAGGTGGCTGTTCTTGTTGAAGAGGAGGACGCTCAAGTTGAGGAGGAGGCTGAACTTGTGGAAGAGGAGGTGCCTGCACCAGTTGAGGAGGAGGCTGAATTTGTAGAAGAGGAGGTGCTTGCACCagttgaggaggaggaggtagcTGCTCCAGTTGAAGAGGAGGCTGCTCCAGTTGAGGAGGAGGTAGCTGCTCCTGTAGAAGATGTGGAGGAGGCCGTACCTGttgaggaggaagaggctgcACCTGCTGAGGAGGAGGCTGAATCTGTGGAAGAGGAGGCGCCCGCTCCTGTTGAGGAGGAGGTAGCTGCCCCAGTTGAGGAGCAGGAGGCTGTACCTGTGGAAGAGGAAgctgaggaggaggtgcaggaagAGGCTGCTCCTGAAGAAGTTGAAGAGGAGGAGGTTGCCCAGGAAGAGCCAGAGCCTCAGGAGGAAGCAGCAGCAGATGAAGAGG AAGTTCCTGAAGAGGAAGAAATACTTGAGGAAGAAACAGAAG CAGAAGAATCCGTTCCAGTTGAAGAACAGGCTGAAGCAGAGTCTTCAG AAGAACCTGTTGCAACAGAGCAACAACTCGAGGAGGAGCCCAcgg ATACGTAA
- the asph gene encoding aspartyl/asparaginyl beta-hydroxylase isoform X8, producing MEEPRPEVKEMVEEPAEAKQQLANKNGKKAEAGTGGSFFTWFMVLALLGVWTSVAVVWFDLVDYQGVVAKAKDLHSNLSEVIQGKLGSYDADNDGDFDLDDVQVILGLKDKPAVVVQTEAVKEEAPAPPAEQAPEPEPEPEAEPEPEPEPEPEPEPVVEWPSEPEVEEEIEAVEEEVEEDQVVEEEPVIEEEVDPVEQELADLWGDEVEAPVEEEVAAPVEEEVASPVEEEVAAPIEEEEAAAPVEEEAAAPVEEEAAAPVEEEVAAPVEEEVAVLVEEEDAQVEEEAELVEEEVPAPVEEEAEFVEEEVLAPVEEEEVAAPVEEEAAPVEEEVAAPVEDVEEAVPVEEEEAAPAEEEAESVEEEAPAPVEEEVAAPVEEQEAVPVEEEAEEEVQEEAAPEEVEEEEVAQEEPEPQEEAAADEEAEPEAEALTEAEESVPVEEQAEAESSEEPVATEQQLEEEPTDT from the exons ATGGAAGAGCCGAGGCCCGAGGTGAAGGAAATGGTGGAAGAACCAG ctgAGGCGAAGCAGCAGCTGGCCAATAAGAATGGGAAGAAGGCCGAGGCTGGGACCGGGGGCTCTTTCTTTACCTGGTTCATGGTTCTGGCCCTGCTCGGCGTGTGGACCTCGGTGGCCGTGGTTTGGTTCGACCTGGTCGACTACCAGGGTGTCGTCG CCAAAGCAAAGGACCTCCATTCTAACCTTTCAGAAGTAATACAAG GAAAACTTGGATCATATGATGCGGACAATGACGGTGACTTCGATTTGGATGACGTCCAAGTAATCCTAG GACTGAAGGACAAGCCTGCTGTCGTTGTGCAAACGGAGgcagtgaaagaggaagctcCAGCTCCACCGGCAGAACAAG CACCTGAGcctgaaccagaaccagaagctgaaccagaaccagaaccggaaccagaaccagaacctgaGCCAGTTGTGGAGTGGCCTTCAG AGCCAGAGGTGGAGGAAGAGATCGAAGCTGtagaggaagaggtggaggaAGACCAAGTGGTGGAGGAGGAACCAGTCATAGAGGAAGAGGTTGACCCAGTTGAACAGGAATTGGCAGATCTTTGGGGTGATGAGGTAGAGGCTCCTGTAGAGGAGGAGGTAGCTGCCCCAGTTGAGGAGGAGGTGGCCTCTCCTGTTGAAGAAGAAGTAGCTGCTCCaattgaggaggaggaggcagccGCACCTGTAGAGGAGGAGGCAGCCGCACCTGTAGAGGAGGAGGCAGCCGCACCTGTAGAGGAGGAGGTAGCCGCACCAGTTGAGGAGGAGGTGGCTGTTCTTGTTGAAGAGGAGGACGCTCAAGTTGAGGAGGAGGCTGAACTTGTGGAAGAGGAGGTGCCTGCACCAGTTGAGGAGGAGGCTGAATTTGTAGAAGAGGAGGTGCTTGCACCagttgaggaggaggaggtagcTGCTCCAGTTGAAGAGGAGGCTGCTCCAGTTGAGGAGGAGGTAGCTGCTCCTGTAGAAGATGTGGAGGAGGCCGTACCTGttgaggaggaagaggctgcACCTGCTGAGGAGGAGGCTGAATCTGTGGAAGAGGAGGCGCCCGCTCCTGTTGAGGAGGAGGTAGCTGCCCCAGTTGAGGAGCAGGAGGCTGTACCTGTGGAAGAGGAAgctgaggaggaggtgcaggaagAGGCTGCTCCTGAAGAAGTTGAAGAGGAGGAGGTTGCCCAGGAAGAGCCAGAGCCTCAGGAGGAAGCAGCAGCAGATGAAGAGG CAGAACCAGAAGCAGAAGCATTAACTGAAG CAGAAGAATCCGTTCCAGTTGAAGAACAGGCTGAAGCAGAGTCTTCAG AAGAACCTGTTGCAACAGAGCAACAACTCGAGGAGGAGCCCAcgg ATACGTAA